Genomic DNA from Candidozyma auris chromosome 1, complete sequence:
GCAAGGGAGGGTGAAGAGGCTCTTTGAGTCGGCCTCTGCCAATGGCTTGTGGATGACAGAGAGCACCTCGTAGTACTTGGAACTCTCCAAAAAGTTCGACAACAAACGCGCGTTCTGGATGCAGCTGTCAAATATCTTCGTGTAGCCCTCTCTTCCGAaagccaagaagttgtAGTACTGGTGCAACACAGGGAACCCGGGTCTGGAGAAGTTTAAATTGAATGTCTCCTCGACTCCACCCAAATAGTCCAATTTGAACCGCAACAGCTCAGGCAAGTACTCGTTGTGCTTCCAAATGATCCAACCCAAACCAGCTGTGGTCAAACCGAACTTGTGGCCCgaagtgttgatggaaACAACACGAGGAACTGCAAAGTCCCATTTCAAGTGTGGGTACACGAATGGTGCAACAAAGCCACCAGAAGCTCCGTCAACGTGGATCTTGATGTCGAGGCCAGTCTCCTTCTCTACCTCGTCCAATAAGTTGTTAATCTTCTGCACTGGCTCAAAGTTCCCCGTAAAAGTAGAACCCAAGATCACAAAAATACCAATCGTGTTTTCGTCAATGTTTTCCttaatcttctccacatcgATGACGTGATCCGAGCCCTCATTAACATGTATGGTTCTGTTTTCCACATCGAAGTACCTGGCAAATTTTTCCAAGGCCACCTGGGCTATGGAAGACATGATGATGTTTGGGTTCTCGGTAGATTTGCCCTCggcttttctcttctcctgccatctcttcttcaaagccaagCCTGCCATCATAATAGCCTCCGAAGAACCGGTGGTGGAAGTACCAATAGTGTCAACCTTGCCATTCTTGTTTTTTGGTGCATGccacaaagaagacaagaTGCTGATACAACGAGCCTGGTGCTCGAGCATTGAAGGGTACTCATCGTTATCAGCCAagtttttggtgatgttgtcaGTGATCAACTTTAATGGGGTAGGCTCGATCTCCGTATTGACAAACGACGCCATGTTCAACGTGGGCAAACCGTCAAGACTCAATTCCTCCTCGATGTACTTAAGCACCAAGTCCTTGTTGGAAGAAGTGGTTGGAATCTCATATTTGGGCACGGGGTTGTTGGAGGTGTAGTTGAAGATGTACTCGTCATTTGCAGCTACAGGGGTCTTTGTAGACAACTTCAAGAGCCTTTGTTCCAATTGCTCAGTGTCAATGTGTTTAGAAAGGGGCATGATATTCAACTGATGGGAAATTTAATGCAGCAATTGTGCTTGCTGGGCCAGGGCCTGGGGCCGGTTATATAGCCAATTCCTAAGCGCAACCCAGGTTGCAGTTCCCCAACCCTGCCGGTAGGTAAGATGCATGGAGGGCCACACACCGACCCCCCTAGTAAAACATGGGCCGAGAAGGCCATTGGCAGAGCCTATACGCAAAAAGGACCGAATGCACACAAGGaaaccttttttttttttttttcttctttgtctcttttACATTTCTCGCTCCACCCGTGGGCTCCCTCACCCGTGGCCGCAAACCATATCTATGCACAAGGAACAATAACCATGTATGCGAATGTGCCATTTGACGTAGTAAGAATAATGCAAAAGCCTGTCAAAATGTGGGCTGTGGGAAAAGGACACCAACTAGTTGGAACGAATTGGGACTAGTATTCGACATGAAAACTGTTTCGTCAATTTTTGGCGTTGACAAATGCGGTGTAAGCAAATTTGGCTCTTGTCACCCAGCCTGTGTTCGCTGCAAGGGCCCAAGGGCCGTCGAGCGGCTTCAATAGAGCAATGTTGCTAAAGGCAGGCGGTGTAGCTGCCGAAACACAACAACGGTAAGTCTCCAAGTAGACGCGTGGATCGGCCGGCGCTGGGGGGATGCTGTGAATTACCCTGAGGATCCGCCGGTGCCGGTAAACAATgcatggctgcaaacttTTGATGGGCAGCGATTGTTGATCGGCATTCAATACAGTAAAGGGCCTTTGATTCAATTGAAGCTAATTATTGTGCAATTGACTCCACGGTTTGGATGATGAAATTGTTTGTGTAGTAAAGATGTGCTAGATACGCTGttgcatttgcaactttAACTCTCGGCTTGTTGCACCCAGAGTTCGTGAGTGTGAGCTGAGACTGAAATGAGGGAGGATGAGACGCCAAAGTTTAGCCATTTGTGGGGTCAATGGGTTGGTTTGATTTGGTTGAGGGTCAATTAGTGTTAAGGTCCACTGAACATACACACACAACTCAGAGCACACTGAATACATGGATCTGTCGCCGACTCTTCCAAACGTTGGGTTTTTGATTTGtgattttgcttttttcgGCTTTCGGTTTCGCCCAATTGTTAAATATCTTTGTCAAATAAGTGTCCTCACTCGTAACATTTGCATCCAACTACCGCTTTGAACAGCGAGGCTAA
This window encodes:
- the GAD1 gene encoding glutamate decarboxylase GAD1 → MPLSKHIDTEQLEQRLLKLSTKTPVAANDEYIFNYTSNNPVPKYEIPTTSSNKDLVLKYIEEELSLDGLPTLNMASFVNTEIEPTPLKLITDNITKNLADNDEYPSMLEHQARCISILSSLWHAPKNKNGKVDTIGTSTTGSSEAIMMAGLALKKRWQEKRKAEGKSTENPNIIMSSIAQVALEKFARYFDVENRTIHVNEGSDHVIDVEKIKENIDENTIGIFVILGSTFTGNFEPVQKINNLLDEVEKETGLDIKIHVDGASGGFVAPFVYPHLKWDFAVPRVVSINTSGHKFGLTTAGLGWIIWKHNEYLPESLRFKLDYLGGVEETFNLNFSRPGFPVLHQYYNFLAFGREGYTKIFDSCIQNARLLSNFLESSKYYEVLSVIHKPLAEADSKSLFTLPCELPSDLKNVAQNNQKFRPGLPVVAFRFSEEFRKQYHGVPQAMISVLLRKKGFIVPNYNLSPDEQDKEILRVVVRPSCNLNLLEKLIQGITEATELLIKAYDGVVQVVSAQNTASEEERRAVIHDLLLSIASDGVNDKKKEQAKVLDKKGTGHHKHKRSYRGAC